The proteins below are encoded in one region of Saccopteryx leptura isolate mSacLep1 chromosome 1, mSacLep1_pri_phased_curated, whole genome shotgun sequence:
- the ESM1 gene encoding endothelial cell-specific molecule 1 — protein MPTSLLLLATLLVPAHLATTWSSSKYAVDCPERCNSAACNSVRCRRTVLDDCGCCRVCAAGRGEICYRTVSGMDGVKCGPGLRCQFYSDEDDFGDEYGICKDCPYGTFGMDCKETCICPLGICDRVTGKCLKFSFFQYSLATASNRLVSHTEHDAASGDGNAVRQELVKESASRPPVTKRRSPR, from the exons ATGCCGACcagcctgctgctgctggccACGCTCCTGGTCCCTGCGCACCTGGCCACCACCTGGAGCAGCAGCAAGTATGCGGTGGACTGCCCCGAGCGCTGTAACAGCGCTGCGTGCAACAGTGTGCGCTGCAGGAGGACCGTGCTGGACGACTGCGGCTGCTGCCGGGTGTGTGCGGCCGGCCGGGGCGAGATCTGCTACCGCACCGTTTCGGGCATGGATGGCGTCAAGTGTGGCCCAGGGCTGAGGTGTCAGTTCTACAGCGATGAGGATGATTTCGGGGACGAGTATGGTATCTGCAAAG ACTGCCCCTACGGCACCTTCGGGATGGACTGCAAAGAGACCTGCATCTGTCCGCTGGGCATCTGTGACCGGGTGACCGGCAAGTGTCTGAAATTTTCCTTCTTCCAGTATTCACTAGCCACGGCATCCAACAGGCTTGTTTCCCACACAG AGCACGATGCAGCGTCTGGGGATGGCAATGCTGTGCGGCAGGAGCTTGTGAAGGAGAGCGCTTCCCGGCCCCCGGTAACCAAGAGACGAAGTCCACGCTGA